One window of the Mycobacterium haemophilum DSM 44634 genome contains the following:
- the lepA gene encoding translation elongation factor 4 produces the protein MPISSFADKTFTAPAQIRNFCIIAHIDHGKSTLADRMLQLTGVVDERSMRAQYLDRMDIERERGITIKAQNVRLPWSVTAGGATENYVLHLIDTPGHVDFSYEVSRALEACEGAVLLVDAAQGIEAQTLANLYLALDRDLTIIPVLNKIDLPAADPDRYAAEIAHIIGCEPGDVLRVSGKTGEGVAELLDEVVRRVPPPQGDADAPTRAMIFDSVYDIYRGVVTYVRVVDGKISPRERIVMMSTGATHELLEVGIVSPEPKASEGLGVGEVGYLITGVKDVRQSKVGDTVTTARHGATEALTGYREPKPMVYSGLYPVDGSDYPNLRDALDKLQLNDAALTYEPETSVALGFGYRCGFLGLLHMEITRERLEREFDLDLISTSPNVVYRVVKEDDAEMQVTNPSDWPEGKIRTVYEPVVKTTIIAPSEFIGTIMELCQSRRGELGGMDYLSPERVELRYTMPLGEIIFDFFDSLKSRTRGYASLDYEEAGEQEAQLVKVDILLQGEAVDAFSAIVHKDSAFAYGNKMTTKLKELIPRQQFEVPVQAAIGSKIIARENIRAIRKDVLSKCYGGDITRKRKLLEKQKEGKKRMKTIGRVEVPQEAFVAALSTDAAGDKGKR, from the coding sequence ATTCCCATCAGCAGTTTCGCCGACAAGACCTTCACCGCGCCGGCGCAGATTCGGAACTTCTGCATCATCGCTCACATCGACCATGGCAAGTCCACGCTGGCGGACCGGATGCTTCAGCTCACCGGCGTCGTCGATGAGCGGTCGATGCGTGCCCAGTACCTGGACCGGATGGACATCGAACGCGAGCGTGGGATCACGATTAAGGCGCAGAACGTCCGGCTGCCGTGGAGTGTCACAGCGGGCGGGGCGACGGAGAACTATGTACTACACCTGATCGACACCCCCGGCCACGTTGACTTCAGCTACGAGGTATCGCGAGCGTTGGAAGCCTGTGAGGGTGCGGTGCTGTTGGTCGATGCCGCCCAGGGCATCGAAGCTCAGACCCTGGCCAATCTCTACCTCGCGCTGGATCGTGACCTGACGATTATTCCGGTGCTCAACAAGATCGACCTGCCGGCCGCCGATCCGGACCGCTATGCCGCTGAGATCGCCCACATCATTGGTTGCGAGCCAGGCGATGTGCTGCGGGTGTCCGGCAAAACCGGCGAGGGGGTCGCTGAACTTCTTGACGAGGTGGTCCGGCGGGTGCCGCCTCCGCAAGGCGACGCCGATGCGCCCACCCGCGCGATGATCTTCGACTCCGTCTACGACATCTACCGCGGCGTGGTGACCTACGTCCGCGTGGTCGACGGCAAGATCAGCCCGCGTGAGCGCATCGTGATGATGTCCACCGGCGCGACGCACGAACTGCTCGAGGTCGGCATCGTCTCGCCCGAACCGAAGGCCAGCGAGGGCCTGGGCGTCGGGGAGGTGGGCTACCTAATTACTGGGGTCAAGGACGTCCGCCAGTCCAAGGTCGGCGACACCGTGACGACCGCGCGCCACGGTGCCACCGAAGCGTTAACGGGCTACCGCGAACCTAAACCGATGGTGTATTCGGGGCTGTATCCGGTCGACGGTTCGGATTACCCGAATCTGCGCGACGCCCTAGACAAGTTGCAGCTCAACGACGCGGCGCTGACCTACGAGCCGGAAACGTCGGTGGCGTTGGGCTTCGGGTACCGGTGCGGCTTCCTTGGCTTGCTGCACATGGAAATCACCCGGGAACGCTTAGAGCGCGAGTTCGACCTGGATCTGATCTCCACCTCGCCCAATGTCGTGTACCGCGTCGTAAAAGAGGACGACGCCGAAATGCAGGTGACCAACCCGTCGGACTGGCCGGAGGGCAAAATCCGAACGGTGTACGAGCCGGTGGTGAAGACCACCATCATTGCGCCCAGCGAGTTCATCGGAACGATCATGGAGCTGTGCCAGTCGCGCCGTGGCGAATTGGGTGGCATGGACTATCTGTCGCCCGAGCGAGTTGAGCTGCGCTACACCATGCCGCTCGGGGAAATCATCTTCGACTTCTTCGACTCGCTGAAGTCACGCACTCGAGGTTACGCCAGCCTCGACTACGAGGAGGCCGGTGAGCAGGAGGCGCAGCTGGTCAAGGTCGACATCCTGCTGCAAGGCGAAGCCGTCGACGCCTTCAGTGCGATCGTGCACAAGGATTCAGCCTTCGCCTACGGCAACAAGATGACCACCAAGCTCAAGGAACTGATCCCGCGCCAGCAGTTCGAGGTGCCGGTGCAGGCCGCTATCGGATCGAAAATCATTGCACGCGAAAACATTCGGGCGATCCGTAAGGACGTGCTGTCGAAGTGTTATGGCGGCGACATCACCCGCAAACGCAAACTTCTGGAAAAGCAGAAGGAAGGCAAGAAACGGATGAAGACCATCGGGCGGGTCGAGGTGCCGCAGGAAGCGTTCGTCGCCGCGTTGTCCACCGACGCCGCGGGGGACAAGGGCAAGAGGTAG
- a CDS encoding type II toxin-antitoxin system PemK/MazF family toxin has protein sequence MASARKSQWKTLQRLAEKMVLNRAPNLARHMQNSQAVLRELQQAVKVTVNVIAAAAPTSSVAITAGRPVTSASFPTAQRARKLVYSPDLDGRADPGEIVWTWVVYDADPTRGQDRPVLVVGRDHSVLLGLMVSSQERHGADRDWVGIGSGSWDYEGRESWVRLDRVLDVPEESIRREGVVLDREIFDVIAARLRADYSWR, from the coding sequence ATGGCGTCGGCCCGGAAGTCGCAGTGGAAGACATTGCAACGGCTCGCCGAGAAGATGGTATTAAACCGGGCTCCGAATCTGGCCCGTCACATGCAAAATTCGCAAGCCGTGCTGCGGGAACTCCAGCAAGCGGTGAAGGTCACCGTGAATGTGATAGCCGCGGCTGCGCCGACATCATCTGTCGCGATCACCGCGGGCCGGCCGGTGACAAGCGCTAGCTTCCCCACCGCGCAGCGAGCCCGCAAGCTGGTCTACTCCCCTGACCTCGACGGCCGGGCTGATCCCGGGGAGATCGTGTGGACCTGGGTGGTCTATGACGCCGATCCGACCCGCGGCCAAGACAGACCGGTCCTCGTCGTGGGCCGCGACCATAGCGTTCTACTGGGGCTGATGGTGTCCAGCCAAGAACGCCATGGCGCCGACCGAGACTGGGTGGGCATCGGCTCTGGCAGTTGGGATTACGAAGGCAGGGAGAGCTGGGTCCGGCTGGACCGGGTGCTCGACGTGCCGGAGGAAAGTATTCGCCGCGAGGGCGTGGTCCTGGACCGGGAGATCTTCGATGTCATAGCCGCCCGGCTGCGTGCCGACTATTCCTGGCGTTAA
- a CDS encoding CBS domain-containing protein, with the protein MRIADVLRNKGAAVVTINPDATVRELLAGLAEQNIGAMVVVGAEGVVGIVSERDVVRQLHTYGASVLSRPISKIMTTVVASCRKSDTVDSISVLMTNNRVRHVPVLDGKKLIGIVSIGDVVKTRMEELEAEQQQLQSYITQG; encoded by the coding sequence ATGCGGATCGCGGACGTCTTGCGGAACAAGGGTGCGGCGGTGGTGACGATCAATCCCGATGCGACCGTCCGGGAACTGCTCGCCGGACTCGCCGAGCAGAACATTGGCGCCATGGTGGTGGTCGGCGCCGAAGGCGTGGTCGGCATCGTGTCGGAGCGTGACGTCGTACGCCAGCTCCACACGTACGGCGCCAGCGTGCTGTCTCGCCCAATCTCCAAGATCATGACCACCGTGGTCGCCAGCTGCAGAAAATCCGACACGGTCGACAGCATCAGCGTGCTGATGACCAACAACCGGGTCCGCCATGTGCCAGTGCTCGACGGAAAAAAGCTGATCGGCATCGTCAGCATCGGTGACGTGGTGAAGACGCGAATGGAAGAACTCGAGGCCGAGCAGCAGCAGCTGCAGTCCTACATCACCCAGGGTTAA
- a CDS encoding ribonuclease Z: MIEITLLGTGSPIPDPNRAGPSTLVRAGGQLFLVDCGRGVLQRAAAVGVGASGLSALLLTHLHSDHIGDLGDLLITRWVTTFTPDPPPLPIIGPPGTAETVAATLTAFNHDISYRIAHHADLTAPPPVEVHEYTEGLAWDRDGVSIRVAPTDHRPVTPTIGFRIESGPTSVVLAGDTVPCASLDELAAGAGALVHTVIRKDIVTHVPQQRIKDICDYHSSVEQAAATAARAGVGILVMTHYVPALVPGQEEQWRALAASEFSGHIELGDDLHRVEVGARP; the protein is encoded by the coding sequence ATGATCGAGATCACACTGCTCGGCACCGGAAGCCCCATTCCTGACCCCAACCGCGCCGGACCCTCGACGCTGGTGCGGGCTGGCGGACAGTTGTTCCTGGTGGATTGCGGGCGTGGCGTGTTGCAGCGCGCGGCGGCTGTCGGCGTGGGCGCTAGCGGGTTGTCGGCGCTGCTGCTCACTCATCTGCACAGCGACCACATCGGCGACCTGGGCGACCTGCTCATCACGCGTTGGGTCACCACCTTCACGCCCGATCCCCCACCGCTGCCGATCATCGGACCGCCGGGCACCGCCGAGACGGTGGCGGCGACGCTGACGGCGTTCAATCACGACATCAGCTACCGGATCGCCCACCACGCTGACCTGACTGCGCCGCCACCGGTCGAGGTGCACGAATACACCGAAGGCTTGGCGTGGGACCGCGACGGCGTGTCGATCCGGGTGGCCCCCACGGATCACCGGCCGGTGACGCCGACTATCGGATTCCGGATCGAATCCGGACCGACCTCAGTGGTGCTGGCCGGAGACACGGTTCCCTGCGCCAGCCTGGACGAGCTAGCCGCCGGGGCCGGCGCATTGGTGCACACCGTAATTCGCAAGGACATCGTCACGCATGTTCCGCAACAGCGGATCAAAGACATCTGCGACTACCACTCGTCGGTCGAGCAGGCGGCAGCAACCGCGGCGCGCGCGGGCGTAGGCATCCTGGTCATGACGCACTATGTGCCGGCTCTGGTGCCGGGGCAAGAGGAACAGTGGCGGGCGCTGGCCGCGTCCGAGTTCAGCGGGCACATCGAGCTTGGCGATGACCTACACCGAGTCGAGGTCGGCGCGCGGCCATAG
- a CDS encoding transglutaminase family protein, which yields MWRMRVVHSTGYAYESPATASFNEARLTPRSNTRQTVILNRVETIPATRSYRYIDYWGTAVTAFDLHAPHTELTVTSSSVVETERPEPPAGQITWTDLQSMAVIDRFDEVLRPTAYTPVNNRVAAVGKRIAKNHEPAEAVVAAARWARSELDYVPGATGVHSSGLDALYHGRGVCQDFAHLTLIVLRSMGIPGRYVSGYLHPKRDAVVGKTVDGRSHAWIQAWTGGWWNYDPTNGAEITEQYVSVGVGRDYADVAPLKGIYSGLGATDLDVVVEVTRLA from the coding sequence ATGTGGCGGATGCGGGTGGTGCACAGCACCGGATACGCTTACGAATCGCCGGCGACCGCCTCCTTCAACGAAGCCCGGCTGACGCCGCGATCCAACACCCGGCAAACCGTCATCCTCAACCGTGTCGAAACCATTCCGGCCACCCGGTCCTACCGCTACATCGACTATTGGGGTACCGCGGTGACGGCGTTCGACCTGCACGCGCCGCACACCGAGCTGACGGTGACGTCCTCGTCAGTTGTCGAGACCGAACGCCCTGAGCCACCGGCGGGCCAGATCACCTGGACCGACCTGCAGTCGATGGCCGTGATAGACCGATTTGACGAAGTTCTGCGGCCCACCGCATACACCCCGGTAAACAATCGGGTAGCGGCCGTGGGTAAGCGGATCGCCAAGAATCACGAACCCGCCGAAGCCGTCGTCGCCGCAGCTCGGTGGGCGCGCAGTGAGCTGGACTACGTTCCGGGCGCCACCGGTGTGCATTCGTCCGGGTTGGATGCCCTGTACCATGGCAGGGGCGTCTGCCAGGACTTCGCGCACCTGACGTTGATTGTGTTGCGCAGCATGGGAATTCCCGGGCGTTATGTGTCAGGGTATCTGCATCCCAAACGCGACGCGGTCGTCGGAAAGACGGTTGACGGACGCAGTCACGCCTGGATTCAGGCCTGGACGGGCGGGTGGTGGAATTACGATCCCACCAATGGCGCTGAAATCACTGAGCAATACGTCAGTGTGGGTGTCGGGCGCGACTACGCCGACGTGGCCCCGCTGAAGGGGATCTACTCTGGGCTGGGGGCAACCGACCTCGACGTGGTCGTGGAGGTCACTCGGCTGGCCTAG
- a CDS encoding alpha-E domain-containing protein, whose product MLARNAEALYWIGRYVERADDTARILDVAVHHLLEDSSVDPDHASRTLLRVLGIEPPDHELDVWSLTDLVAFSTNARGGSSIVDAISAARENAKSAREVTSSETWECLNTTYHALAERERAAKRLGPHEFLSFIEGRAAMFAGLADSTLSRDDGYRFMLLGRAIERVDMTVRLLLSRVGDSASSPAWVTLLRSAGAHDTYLRTYRGVLDAARVVEFMLLDRLFPRSVFYSLKLAEHNLDELLHNPQSRVGATAEAQRLLGQARSELEFVQPGVLLETLDSRLASLQTTCRDVGEALALQYFHVAPWVAWSDAGHRGRLVGKQGEA is encoded by the coding sequence ATGCTGGCCCGCAACGCCGAGGCGCTCTATTGGATCGGTCGTTACGTTGAACGCGCCGACGACACCGCGCGCATTCTCGACGTCGCGGTGCACCACTTGCTGGAGGATTCCAGCGTGGATCCCGACCACGCCTCGAGGACGCTGCTGCGGGTGCTGGGCATTGAGCCCCCCGACCACGAGTTGGACGTCTGGTCGCTGACCGACCTGGTGGCGTTCAGCACCAATGCCCGAGGCGGCTCTTCGATCGTCGACGCGATCTCGGCGGCGCGGGAAAACGCAAAATCGGCGCGGGAAGTGACATCCAGCGAGACCTGGGAGTGTCTCAACACCACCTACCATGCCCTCGCTGAACGCGAACGCGCCGCCAAACGTCTTGGGCCACACGAATTTCTGTCGTTCATCGAAGGTCGGGCGGCGATGTTCGCTGGCCTGGCCGATTCGACGCTCTCGCGTGACGACGGATACCGCTTCATGCTGCTGGGTCGCGCGATCGAGCGAGTCGATATGACGGTGCGGCTGCTGCTGTCGAGGGTGGGGGACAGCGCGTCGTCGCCGGCGTGGGTGACGCTGTTGCGCTCAGCGGGCGCCCATGACACTTATCTGCGCACCTACCGCGGTGTGCTGGATGCCGCCCGGGTGGTCGAGTTCATGCTGCTCGACCGGTTGTTTCCCCGCTCGGTGTTCTATTCGCTGAAGCTGGCCGAACACAACCTCGACGAGCTGTTGCACAATCCACAGAGCCGAGTTGGGGCCACCGCGGAAGCGCAGCGGTTACTCGGGCAGGCCCGCAGCGAACTGGAATTCGTGCAACCCGGCGTCCTGCTGGAGACACTGGACAGCCGCTTGGCTAGCCTGCAGACCACTTGCCGTGATGTCGGAGAGGCTTTGGCGTTGCAGTACTTTCACGTCGCGCCGTGGGTGGCGTGGTCCGATGCCGGCCACCGGGGCCGATTGGTCGGCAAGCAGGGAGAAGCCTGA
- a CDS encoding circularly permuted type 2 ATP-grasp protein has translation MSEVSLPNQLQETGPRSRSRRRSAARPERIFGGYNTSDSYSLAFDEMFDGQGNVRGPYKGIYAELAPSDVSELKARAEALARAFIDQGITFSLSGQERPFPLDLVPRVISASEWSRLERGIIQRVKALEMYLDDIYGDQEILRDGVIPRRLITSCEHFHRQAVGIVPPNGVRIHVAGIDLIRDDRGNFRVLEDNLRSPSGVSYVMENRRTMARVFPNLFATHRVRAVDDYASRLLRALRNSAATNEADPTVVVLTPGVHNSAYFEHSLLARQMGVELVEGRDLFCRDNQVYMRTTEGERQVDVIYRRIDDAFLDPLQFRADSVLGVAGLVNAARAGNVVISSAIGNGVGDDKLVYTYVPTMIEYYLREKPLLANVDTLRCWLDDEREEVLDRIHELVLKPVEGSGGYGIVFGPDASEKELAAASKKIRDDPRSWIAQPVMELSTVPTQIESTLAPRYVDLRPFAVNDGNDVWVLPGGLTRVALVEGSRVVNSSQGGGSKDTWVLAPRASDGARELGAAEIVRSLPPSPNRLPDPVPDESPRPKQQPQQAQQPQQQITVP, from the coding sequence ATGTCTGAGGTGAGTCTTCCCAACCAGCTCCAGGAGACTGGACCACGGTCGCGGTCTCGTCGCCGGTCCGCTGCCCGGCCGGAGCGCATTTTTGGTGGGTACAACACCTCGGACAGCTATTCGCTGGCCTTCGACGAGATGTTCGATGGTCAGGGCAATGTTCGTGGCCCGTACAAGGGCATCTACGCCGAGCTGGCGCCGTCGGACGTATCCGAGCTGAAGGCTCGCGCCGAAGCGTTGGCTCGCGCATTCATCGACCAGGGCATCACGTTTTCGCTGTCGGGTCAGGAGCGGCCTTTTCCGCTGGACTTGGTGCCGCGGGTGATCTCGGCCTCCGAGTGGAGCCGGTTGGAACGGGGTATCATCCAGCGCGTCAAGGCCCTTGAGATGTACCTCGACGACATCTATGGCGATCAGGAAATCCTGCGTGACGGCGTCATCCCGCGCCGCTTGATTACCTCTTGCGAGCACTTTCATCGCCAGGCGGTCGGCATTGTCCCGCCCAACGGCGTGCGCATCCACGTCGCGGGCATCGACCTGATCCGTGATGACCGCGGCAACTTCCGGGTGCTCGAGGACAATCTTCGCTCCCCGTCCGGGGTGTCGTATGTCATGGAGAACCGGCGCACCATGGCGCGGGTCTTCCCGAATCTTTTCGCCACCCATCGGGTGCGAGCGGTCGACGACTACGCCTCGCGCCTGCTGAGGGCGCTGCGTAACTCCGCTGCCACCAATGAGGCCGACCCGACGGTGGTGGTGTTGACGCCGGGGGTGCACAACTCGGCGTACTTCGAGCACTCGCTGCTGGCCCGCCAGATGGGTGTCGAGTTAGTCGAAGGCCGTGATCTGTTCTGCCGCGACAACCAGGTGTACATGCGTACCACCGAGGGGGAGCGCCAGGTCGATGTCATCTACCGGCGTATCGATGACGCCTTCCTGGACCCGCTGCAGTTCCGGGCCGACTCGGTCCTGGGGGTGGCCGGGTTGGTTAACGCGGCGCGCGCGGGCAACGTCGTCATCTCGAGTGCGATCGGCAACGGTGTCGGCGACGACAAGCTCGTATACACCTACGTGCCAACCATGATCGAGTACTACCTCCGAGAAAAGCCGTTGCTGGCGAACGTCGATACGTTGCGCTGCTGGCTGGATGATGAACGCGAAGAGGTGCTCGACCGGATCCACGAATTAGTTCTCAAGCCGGTCGAGGGGTCCGGCGGTTACGGAATCGTTTTTGGTCCCGATGCTTCCGAGAAAGAGCTCGCCGCGGCCAGTAAAAAGATTCGTGACGATCCCCGAAGCTGGATCGCGCAACCGGTGATGGAACTCTCGACTGTGCCGACCCAGATCGAAAGTACGCTGGCGCCTCGCTATGTCGACCTGCGGCCGTTCGCCGTCAACGACGGCAACGACGTATGGGTGCTGCCGGGTGGGCTTACCCGTGTTGCGCTGGTTGAAGGTTCGCGGGTGGTCAACTCCAGTCAGGGCGGTGGATCCAAGGACACCTGGGTGCTGGCGCCGCGTGCGTCGGATGGCGCGCGTGAGTTGGGCGCCGCCGAAATCGTGCGTTCGTTGCCGCCGTCCCCGAATCGATTGCCCGACCCAGTGCCCGACGAATCGCCGCGACCAAAGCAACAGCCGCAGCAAGCTCAGCAACCGCAACAGCAGATAACGGTGCCCTGA
- the rpsT gene encoding 30S ribosomal protein S20, with translation MANIKSQQKRNRTNERARLRNKSVKSALRTAVRAFREAAHTGEKEKAAELLVSTSRKLDKAASKGVIHKNQAANKKSALARTLNKLG, from the coding sequence GTGGCCAACATCAAGTCGCAGCAGAAGCGCAACCGCACCAACGAGCGCGCCAGATTGCGCAACAAGTCGGTGAAGTCTGCGCTTCGTACCGCTGTCCGCGCGTTCCGCGAGGCGGCCCACACCGGCGAGAAGGAGAAGGCCGCGGAGCTGCTGGTGTCGACCAGCCGCAAGCTGGACAAGGCTGCCAGCAAGGGTGTGATCCATAAAAACCAGGCGGCCAACAAGAAGTCGGCGCTGGCCCGGACCCTCAACAAGCTCGGCTGA
- the holA gene encoding DNA polymerase III subunit delta: MHLVLGDEELLVERAVGEVLRSARQRAGTQDVPVNRMRAGDVGTYELAELLSPSLFADERIVVLEAAAEAGKEAAALILSAAADIPQGTVLVVVHSGGGRAKTLANELQSLGAAVHPCARITKVSERTDFVRKEFRSLRVKVDEETVTALLDAVGSDVRELASACSQLVADTAGDVDADAVRRYHSGKAEVKGFDIADKAVAGDVGGAAEALRWAMMRGELLVVLADALAEAVHTIGRVGPLSGDPYRLASQLGMPPWRVQKAQKQARRWSRDTVATAMKLVAALNADVKGAVADADYALESAVRKVAELVADRN, encoded by the coding sequence CTGCACCTGGTCCTAGGAGACGAGGAACTGCTGGTTGAGCGGGCCGTGGGGGAGGTGTTGCGGTCGGCGCGGCAGCGGGCAGGCACCCAGGACGTCCCCGTGAACCGAATGCGGGCCGGTGACGTCGGCACCTATGAGCTCGCCGAGCTGCTGAGCCCGTCACTGTTCGCCGACGAGCGGATCGTCGTGCTGGAGGCCGCCGCCGAAGCGGGCAAGGAGGCGGCCGCGTTGATCCTGTCGGCTGCCGCTGACATCCCGCAAGGCACGGTGCTGGTGGTGGTGCATTCGGGCGGCGGTCGAGCCAAAACGCTCGCCAACGAGCTGCAGTCGCTGGGCGCTGCGGTGCATCCCTGCGCGCGGATCACCAAGGTCAGCGAGCGTACTGACTTCGTCCGCAAAGAATTTCGTTCACTGCGGGTCAAGGTCGACGAGGAGACGGTGACCGCCCTGCTCGACGCTGTTGGTTCCGACGTGCGCGAACTCGCCTCGGCCTGTTCGCAATTGGTTGCCGACACCGCCGGTGACGTGGACGCCGACGCGGTGCGGCGCTATCACAGCGGCAAGGCGGAAGTGAAGGGCTTTGACATCGCCGATAAGGCGGTGGCCGGCGATGTCGGCGGAGCAGCGGAGGCGCTGCGGTGGGCGATGATGCGCGGCGAACTACTGGTGGTGCTGGCTGATGCGCTGGCCGAAGCAGTGCACACTATCGGCCGGGTCGGGCCGCTATCCGGCGACCCCTACCGCCTCGCGTCGCAGTTGGGGATGCCGCCGTGGCGGGTGCAGAAGGCCCAGAAGCAGGCTCGGCGTTGGTCGCGTGACACGGTGGCAACCGCGATGAAACTGGTGGCTGCGCTCAACGCCGACGTCAAAGGGGCCGTCGCTGACGCCGACTACGCTCTGGAATCCGCGGTCAGGAAAGTGGCTGAGCTGGTGGCCGACCGGAACTGA
- a CDS encoding ComEC/Rec2 family competence protein yields the protein MLWPVGRVLASACVVLTVASGALLWCAARWPDRAARLRVIGAGLVAIGVVGAGFGLAIALRADAVSRHPITAAFGTAAPVTVTPSESAVSVGPGGQHRLMFRATLQRLRADEMSGRVVVFAQSSDFGSQTSLETNTVMVGQPVRFTARITRPARHDLTVAVLNATGPPTRGRAGAVQRVAHAVRSRFAAVVREVLPAGQAAMLPALVLGDTSAVTTETGREFRAAGMTHLTAVSGANVTIVCAAVLFSARLIGPRVAVVLAAAALVAFVIVVQPTASVLRAAVMGAIALSGMLSSRRRQAIPALSAAVLVLLAAAPHLAVDVGFALSVLATAALVVLAPVWSRRMVGRGCPQPLADALAVAWAAHVVTAPLVAGISGRFSLVAAAANLAVAAVIAPITVLGTAAAVVCGLWPAGAQLLIRFTGPELWWVLSVAHWAAWVPVATVPVPAGAPGVLVVGGATVLVVVLWRWRWARMVMSSVLVVAVVCVLAWSLSGLLVGGLTAGSSARRATIMG from the coding sequence ATGCTGTGGCCGGTCGGCCGAGTGTTGGCATCGGCCTGTGTTGTGCTGACCGTCGCCTCGGGTGCGCTGCTGTGGTGTGCGGCACGTTGGCCAGACCGAGCCGCGCGGCTACGGGTTATCGGCGCTGGCCTGGTGGCGATCGGTGTGGTCGGTGCGGGGTTCGGGCTCGCGATCGCGTTGCGTGCGGACGCGGTGAGTCGGCACCCGATTACCGCAGCGTTCGGAACAGCGGCCCCAGTGACGGTCACCCCCAGCGAGAGCGCGGTGTCGGTGGGCCCAGGGGGTCAGCACCGGCTGATGTTTCGTGCGACCCTACAGCGGCTGCGCGCCGACGAGATGTCGGGCCGGGTAGTGGTTTTCGCGCAGTCATCGGACTTCGGTTCGCAAACCAGCCTCGAAACCAACACAGTGATGGTGGGCCAGCCGGTGCGGTTCACTGCGCGTATCACCCGCCCGGCCCGCCATGATCTGACGGTGGCGGTCCTCAACGCGACGGGCCCGCCGACCCGGGGCCGGGCCGGTGCGGTGCAGCGGGTGGCTCACGCCGTGCGCAGTCGGTTCGCCGCCGTTGTTCGCGAGGTGTTGCCCGCCGGGCAGGCCGCGATGTTGCCCGCGCTGGTTCTCGGCGATACCTCGGCGGTCACCACCGAGACCGGCCGCGAGTTCCGCGCGGCCGGCATGACGCACCTGACGGCGGTATCGGGGGCGAACGTCACGATCGTGTGCGCGGCGGTGCTGTTCTCGGCCCGGCTGATTGGTCCGCGCGTGGCCGTAGTGCTCGCGGCAGCGGCACTGGTGGCCTTCGTGATCGTCGTACAGCCCACAGCCAGCGTGCTGCGGGCGGCCGTGATGGGCGCCATCGCGTTGTCCGGGATGCTGTCTTCGCGTCGGCGACAAGCGATTCCCGCGCTGTCTGCCGCCGTGCTGGTGTTGCTGGCAGCTGCTCCTCACCTGGCCGTCGACGTGGGGTTCGCGCTGTCCGTGCTGGCCACGGCCGCACTGGTCGTCCTTGCGCCAGTCTGGTCACGGCGCATGGTCGGGCGAGGGTGCCCTCAGCCGCTGGCCGACGCCCTGGCCGTCGCGTGGGCCGCGCACGTGGTCACCGCTCCACTGGTCGCTGGTATCTCGGGCCGGTTCAGTCTGGTCGCCGCTGCCGCCAATCTCGCGGTGGCGGCCGTGATAGCACCGATTACCGTCCTGGGCACCGCGGCGGCTGTGGTGTGCGGCCTGTGGCCGGCCGGTGCGCAGCTGTTGATCCGTTTCACCGGGCCCGAATTGTGGTGGGTGTTGAGTGTGGCCCACTGGGCGGCCTGGGTGCCCGTGGCAACCGTGCCCGTTCCGGCGGGTGCGCCCGGCGTGCTGGTGGTCGGCGGTGCCACCGTGCTGGTGGTGGTCCTGTGGCGGTGGCGGTGGGCTCGGATGGTGATGAGTTCAGTCCTGGTGGTCGCGGTCGTGTGCGTGCTTGCCTGGTCGTTGTCAGGGCTCCTGGTCGGCGGGCTCACAGCGGGCTCGTCGGCCCGTCGTGCCACCATCATGGGGTGA